The Chitinophaga pinensis DSM 2588 region TAAAACCGGAGGATCAACACCTGATTCCGGCAGCTACGATGTATGTGAGTCTGGAGCCCTGTGCACACTATGGAAAAACGCCTCCCTGTGCAGAACTGATCGTATCGCAGCAAATAAGCACCGTAGTGATCGGTTGTGTGGACACCTTCTCACAGGTGGCTGGTAAAGGTATCGGGATACTGAAGGCGGCAGGAATTACTGTGCGGACGGGTGTACTGGAAGCCGCCGCCCGCGAACTGAACAGTCGCTTTTTCACATTCCATGAGCAAAAACGGCCCTATATCATATTGAAATGGGCTCAAAATGCAGATGGTTTTATGGCAGGAGCGGACGGAAGACCGGTTCGTATCTCTAATCCGCTGACAGACAGACTGGTACACCGCTGGCGGAGTGAAGAAATGGGCATACTGGTGGGTACAAATACTGCTGTTGCTGACAATCCACGACTGAATAACCGTCTCTGGACAGGGAAAGATCCTGTCAGGATAGTGATAGACCGTACGCTGAAAACACCACGTGAATATCATCTCTGGCATGGTCCTGCTACATTGTTCATTACCGCTGAACAGGCAGAAAAGCAGGATACAGCAGAAATGGTAACTGCAGATTTTTCCCAGCCCTTACTACCGCAACTGATGAAGATCCTGCACGACAGACGCATTCTGAGCGTACTGGTAGAAGGAGGTGCACATGTATTGCGGGAAATGACTGAAGCCGGATTATGGGATGAAGCCCGTGTCATCATTGGGGATAATCCATTTGCCCTGGGCGTGAAAGCACCTGTATTACCACATGCGCTGTTGAAAGAAACACAAATACTGGAAAGTGACCAGATACTGTTTTACCGGAACATAAAGGAGGAAAAGACCGCATGAGATATTTACTGCGTCGCGTATACCTGTTGATCATATTTTGTTGCTGTATGCTGACGGCCAGCGCCCAGAAAGATAAATGGGTAGGTACCTGGTCAATGGATTATAAACCCTGGCCAACCACGGGTGGCATTAAAATGCAATTGCAGATTGGCAATCCTGTATATAATACTTTATATCCTGCACAGCTGAAATTAATTTATCCGCCATTTTCAGGGACCTATGAAGTCTTATTGGCAAAGAAGAATGACAAGCAACTGGGTATTGGCCGCAATAAGTATCCTGTTGCTGAAGAGCCCTTTCGGCTGGGCGCCTGGATGCTCTATCTCAATGGTACGTTAAGTTATGAGGCGAAGAGTACGCCGGAGCTGTCAATACAGCGGATGTGGATTAATTCGTACGACCTGTATATGCAGGGATTGTATGCAGATGACGAGATTTATGCATACATGAAAGACCTGTTGAGAGAACTGTTGTCCCGAAAAGAAATTGCGCTGAAGAAAATAAATAATACGCCCTGGCAACACAGGGACATTCGACGTATACTCCATCCGGAAGGCGATTCCATCTATTTCGGGATCTACGATAAAGTAGATATTTACGATAGTATCGTACCGCTTTCTATCAGGGATGAAGATGCCATCGATAAAGATACCGTTACGCTCCTGCATAACGGGAAAGTATTACTGGATAAAGCCTATATCACTGAAACTGGTAAGGTATTTCAATTGCCACTGGATACCGGTATTAATATCATTACTTTATTCGCAGATAATTATGGCCGTCTCCCGCCCAATACCGGCGCATTCCGGGTGAAAAGTTCTACCGGCGGATATATATACGATTTCACGGATCGCCCTAACCGTTACGCTACTTTCCTGGTTGCACAACTGAACCGTGTGCCACGTAAGCCTGTTATAGATAGTACAGCACAGCAGATAAATCTGAATAAACTAAGCGCTGATGGCAGACAGGGAACAACGAATACTGTCAATACGAAGGTAACAGGAAACCGGCCTTCCACCATAAACGGGAAGATGATATCCTCACAGGAGCATACTACAGCAGCTACCAGTGGACAGCAGACGTCTTCCTCTGATACAGATGATAGCCAGTCTGACGGAAGCACAGCTGTATCCACTGCTACGCAGCAGGATAATATCTCTGCACTGAATGGTAAGCATTCCGCGCATCCGGAATGGGATACGATTAAACCAGTATTGCTGAAACCTATCAATGATAAACGTATCACAGAGCGTAGGAACAGTTTGCTGGAAAAGACATTTGAAGTCAATGAATCAGAGATAATGCTGGAATTGTGGGATGATGCAGCAGAAGATGGCGACAGCATTTCTATCCGTTTAAACGGACAGGAAGTGGTGACAGGATTTCCGGTGAAAAAGAAACGACAGCAACTGAAGGTAACATTGCAGGAAGGAGAAAACCGCCTGATTATGGTGGCGGATAATCTGGGTAGCATTCCTCCCAATACGGCAGTATTACGTATAGTAGCCGGTGCTTTACGTAGATTTGTGAGCATTAAGACGAATATGAAGCAGAACAATATGCTGCTGATCGTATATGAGCCGCCGCCTGTTTCTACCGGCAAATCCGGGAAAGGGAAATCCCGAAAAAAATAACGCATGGAAGTTTACTATACAATAGAAAAGTCTGCAATGGCAGAATTCAAGGACAGGGGGAGTAAGTTCCTGGCCTATGCCTGGCCTGTGAAAACAGTCGAACAGGTGAAAGAATGCCTGCAGGACATCAAGAAAGAGCACCCGAAGGCAACGCATCACTGCTTTGCTTACCGACTGGGAACTGACGGATTGCAGTTCCGTGCCAATGATGATGGCGAGCCTTCAGGTACAGCCGGTAAACCTATCCTGGGACAGATTGACAGCAAACAGCTGACCGATGTGCTGGTCGTGGTCGTACGTTATTTCGGAGGAACACTCCTTGGTGCGCCAGGGCTTATTAATGCCTACAAAGTATCTACTTCGATGGTGCTGCAACTCATACCGGTAGTACAGAAGAATGTAGAAGCAAAATATCATCTCAGTTTTGATTATACGATCCTGAATGAAATTATGACGGTTGTGAAACAGCAGAACTGTACCGTATATTCACAGGAACTGCAACTGTTTTGTGCGATGGATATCGGTGTGCCGAAGGCTGTGCAGGAGCTGACTTTGTTAAAGCTGAATGATATAAGAGGACTGGAGATTAAAGCAATTAGGAATTAAGAATTAGGAATTAGCAATTAATTGTTAATTGTCATCAGTAAAAGCATAAGGCGTCCGCTATCAGAGGACGCCTTATGCTTTTATAGTGTACAAGCAACGATCTCCGCTGCATTCCAATTCTTAATTCTTAATTCCTAATTCCTAATTGAAAAGCGGCTGCTTACCGTCAGCTCCTTACTCCCTTTCTCATATTTATAAAAGCCCTCGCCGCTTTTCACGCCCAGGTAGCCGGCGGTTACCATATTTACCAACAAGGGACAAGGGGCATATTTCGGATTACCGAAGCCATCATGCAATACGCGCATGATAGACAGACATACGTCCAGTCCGATGAAATCAGCCAGTTGCAATGGGCCCATAGGATGCGCCATACCCAATTTCATCACCGTGTCTATTTCAGCAACACCAGCCACACCTTCATACAACGAATAGATGGATTCATTGATCATCGGCATCAGGATGCGATTGGCAATGAAGCCGGGATAGTCGTTCACAACACAAGGCACTTTGCCTAATTTTTCAGACAATGTAACGATGGTATCGGTCACTTCCCTGGTTGTTGCATAACCATTGATGATCTCCACCAGTTTCATAACCGGCACCGGATTCATGAAATGCATACCAATCACCTTTTCTGGTCTTTTGGTGACAGTTGCAATGCTGGTGATGGAAATGGAAGAAGTGTTGGTTGCCAGGATGGCCCCGGGAGCAGTGTGCTGGTCCAGTTCACGAAAGATTTTCAGCTTCAGATCAGTATTTTCTGTAGCTGCTTCTACTACCAGTTCAGCGGACTTTACACCGTTAGGAATATCAGTGAATGTAGCGATATTCTGCAGGGTTTGCTGTCTGAGCTCTTCTGTGATACTGCCTTTGCTCAGTTGCCGCTCCAGGTTTTTGTCAATAGTTTGCAGCGCTTTTTCCAGCGCGGGGGCAGAAACATCAATGAGGTTCACTTTAAAACCGTTCTGTGCAAATACGTGCGCGATACCATTTCCCATGGTACCTGCGCCGATGACAGCAATTTGTTGCATGGTGTATTGATTTAAAGAGATGGTACTCAGGCCATCCGGCTAATAACCATAATCGGTACCGCCGTAGCTGTAGTTGTTATTGTTCTGTTTTTTGAAGTCACCCCGTTTCCAGGCCTGGATAAACTGTGCCCATGCCATCGGGTTGAGGATATTCTGTGGAGGAACCTGACCGGCGTAGTACAGTGATTGCGCCTGTTTATTCAGGAACATGTTGGTCGCTTCACGTGCGTCCGGTGGTGTATAACGGGAAAGTGCGCGCATACGGGCATTCTCGGTGTTCTTACGGGCCAGTTCATATTCGTCATCCGGAATGTCGGTGCTCACAAATGCCTTATCAAACTCTTCTCTGGTAGGGTAGGGTCTGATAATGGTTACCGGCAGATACGTGGTATCATCCACCAGCAGTTGTATCATGGAATAATTATTTCCCGGCAGATTCATCGGGATCTTATAGTCTTTCTTTTTAAAACCTACGGCACTGAATGTCAGGGTATCTCCTTTAAAAGCAACAATTGAAAACACACCCTGGCTATTGGAAATGGTACCACGGCGTTGTCCTTTTACGAGTACACTTACTGCAGGTACTGCCCGGAGGCTGTCCGCGGTCATGGTAATACCGGAAATCTGGATAATGCTGTCTTTAAATTGAGATAGCTGGGCCTTCACCAGGAAAGGGAGAAACAGGAAGGACAACAGTATGTAGGTACATTTCTTATTCATGCCGCCTCTAAGATAAATTATTTGTTTTAAAACCTTGGCCATAGGATTGTGTTCCAGTCAATATAGAGGATGAATGGAAATGAGATCGACAAAAACTATGACAGCGGGGACAAATTAACTCTCAATTGGGTTAACTTTGCATCCTGGAATTAAAATTAACAACTATTTATGATCACTACGGAGCAGATATTGAAGGCTTTGAGCAATGTGGAAGAGCCTGATCTGGGGAAGGACCTGGTAACACTGAATATGGTGAAAGACATTGAGATTGATGGTAATAAGGTGAAATTTACCGTTGTCCTCACTACCCCTGCCTGCCCGCTGAAAGATCTGATCAGGAATGCTTGTGTGAATGCAATTCACCACCTCGTAAGTAAGGATGCGGAAGTTCAAGTGAATATGACAGCCAATGTAAACTCCAACAGGAAAGATGCCAGGAGTGTATTACCTAACGTGAAAAATATCATCGTAGTCGCTTCCGGTAAAGGAGGCGTAGGTAAATCTACTGTGGCAGCTAACCTGGCCCTGGCACTGTCCGAAGGCGGCGCTAAGGTTGGACTGATGGATGCAGATATTTATGGTCCGTCCGTGCCCATCATGTTCGGTATTCGTGGAGAACGCCCGATGATGGAAACTGTAGAGGGAAAAGGCATGATCGTCCCGATAGAAAAACATGGCATCAAACTGATGTCAATCGGGTCTCTGATAGATGAGAAGCAGGCAGTTGTATGGCGTGGCCCTATGGTCAGCAGCGCATTGAGACAGTTCCTCACCGATGTAAACTGGGGAGAACTGGATTACCTGGTAATTGATACCCCTCCAGGTACAGGCGACGTACACCTGACACTGGTACAGACAGTACCGGTTACCGGCGTAGTAATGGTGACCACTCCGCAGGATGTGGCCCTGGCTGACGCTAAAAAAGGTATCGCTATGTTTGGCGGCGGTCAGATCAACGTACCTATCCTCGGTCTGATTGAGAATATGGCCTATTTCACGCCAGCCGAGCTGCCTAATAATAAATATTACATATTTGGTCAGGAAGGCGGTAAACGTCTGGCAGAACAGCTGGAAATACCATTCCTGGGTCAGATACCACTGGTGCAGAGCATCCGTGAAGGCGGTGATGATGGCGTACCGGCAATGGTGGGTGGAGATAATCCAACCAAACTGTCTTTTATGGGTACTGCCAGCATCGTAGCGCGTAACATCGCTATGAGAAATGCGAATGTACCCCCTACCAAGATCGTCGAGGTCTTTGTATAATAAATAATGTTCCTGCTAATAAAAAAGCCATCCGCCGAGAGGCGTGATGGCTTTTTTCGTTTTTATAGCGCATCTGATACCACTACATGATAAATGGTTTGCCGCCTACCATCACTTCCTGCGTTTTTTCGTCGAAAGTTGCTTTCAGACCAGTACGGTAAGCCGCATTGGCCATGATCAGGGCGATAGAGTGAGAGTAAGCTGCCTCTATAGGAGCATTCGCCGGTTTGCGGTCGCGTACACACTGCATCCAGTTACGTACGTGTGCATTTGTCAGCGGATCGCCACCCATATTAGCGGAGGTAGCTATTTTGGTTTCGTTGGTCGTCAACGTCATTTCCGGCAGCAGATTGGCATGAAGGCCCATTTCCTGTGCTTCTCTTTCTGTTAAGCCACCCGCAGGAGTGATTTTGTTCTTATCGATATCAATCGTACCGCCGTTGGAATAGTACATTTCCTTTGTACCTCCGGAAGAGTTGGAGAAACGGGAACTGTAGGATACCTGGAAACCGCTGCTTGGGTCGTTCTGCGGACCATAGTCAAATACTGCTGTGATAGTATCCGCATTCACACGACCGTCTTTCCACATATAAATACCACCATTGGCTACGGCCGAACGTGGGTGTTGCAGACCGGTAAACCAGTGTACCGTATCGATCTGGTGGGTCATCCACTGCCCGAAAATACCAGATGAATAAGGCCAGAACAGACGGTATTCCAGGTATTTACGCGGATCCCAGTTGTCTTTCGGGCGACCAGCGAGGAAGCGTGTCCAGTCAGTATCTTCCTGACGGATTTCTTTCACCAGCGCTGGTCTGCGCCAGCGACCGGGCTGATTCACGTTCCAGGTCATTTCCACCATAGTGATCGGACCAAATTTGCCCTCTTTGATGAAATTATTGGCGGCATGGTAACTGTCACCACTACGGCGCTGTGTACCCACCTGGAAGATCTTCCCTGAATCTTTTACGGCTTTCAGGGCTTTGCGGGCATCGTCCATAGTTTCTGCGAATGGTTTTTCACAGTATACATCCATTTTATTGCCTACAGCCTCTATTGTATGATAGGCGTGCTGGAAGTCGGCAGTGGCTACCATCACCGCATCCAGGTCCTTCATTTTATATAATTCGTCGTTATTGACACAAGCCTTGATTTCATGACCTGCTTTCTGTTGCAGGAAAGCCTTTCCTTCTTCACGTCTGCGGTTCCAGATATCAGATACCGCGATCATGTCAAAATTCAGTTCTTTATGGTTGGAAAAGAAACAGGGCAGTAACGTTTGTCTTGCACGGTCAGAAAAGCCTACCAATCCTACATTGACCCTGTCATTGGCGCCCATAATGCGGGCGTAGCTGCTGGCAGGAAGGCCCATGGCGCTGAGTGTTATACCTGCGGAGGTAAGCAGGGAATCTTTCAGGAATTCACGACGTGATTTCATTCTATATGAGATTTAAAGTGGTTATTGTTTTTTGTAAGCGTTGCGGATCTGCTGCTGCATGTATTCCAGCGTAGGACGAGTCTGCGCAGCCATATCATCCCAGCGGCATTCCAGGGAGATCCGGCCGGTATAGCCGATATTGCCCAGTGCTGCGATATAAGGCGCTACATCATCACCTGTAGAGCCGGGAGCAGTACGTTTTTCCCTTTCGGCAATGTGGCAATGCACCAGGTTTTTACGAGCCTTCTTCAGCATTTCAGGCGATTCATGCTCTTTAAGCATATGATAGATGTCGGCAGTCAGTTTGAAATTAGGATGGCCTACTGCCATTACGACTGCATTGGCCTCTTCCAGTGTGGTAACGAAATTCGTCTCAGTGGTGTTCAGGTTCTCTATAGCGATCACCAAGCCATATTTCCCTGCCACGACTGCCATTTTGCGGCAAAGATCGACGAACTGCATTGTGGCGGAATCTTTATTATAGCCATCCGGCAGTTTGCGCGCGTTGCCGCTTCCCAGTACGATCAGTTCAATACCAGCCCGTTTGGCCCTTGCCATCACGACTTCTACATAGTCCAGTACCTTTTTCTCATCCACGTCAGCGCCGGTCAGACGGATCTCCGCCGGAAAGAAGCTATTACAGGTCTTTACCTGGCACTGCATCTTCCTCAGTTGAGCCAGTTGTACATTAAAGGTGTCATCCGAGATGGCGGGAGAAAGCAGCTTCTGTACGCCTTCCTCTATATAGGCGTAGCCGGAAGCATGTAACAAACTGTCATTTGCACGGGAAGTACAAATACCAACCTTGGGTAATCCGGTCTGTGCATTCGATTGCAAAGCGAGCAGAAATATCGCAAAAAATAGCAGCAAGGAATAGTTTTTCATAAATTCTTTTTCATGAACGGGAGGCTAAAAGTTAGGAACAATATTTTATAAATCCAAAAGGCATTGGTCAAGGGAACAATTAGGAAATTAAAAATTAAGAATTAAGAATTGAATGCAGCGAAGATTCTCCGTGGTAATTCTTAATTATTAATTTTTAATTCTTAATTGAAAACTAACCATTTATAAAAAGATACCGATTTCGTCTCCTGTACCACATTTCCAATACTTTTCCTATATTTATAACAGCCGGGAACTGTACCCTGTATTCCATATTTTACTAATATTTTCATTTCAAACGGCATTGCTTAAGTTTTACTTAACTTTGCGCCCCAAATCAATCTTTTATGAACAGACAGGAACTGGTGAATCTGATTAAAGAGAAGCAATCTTATCTCTGTGTGGGATTAGATACTGATCTTCAAAAGATCCCCCGCCATCTACATTCCCATCCAGACCCCGTATTTGCTTTCAACAAGGCTATTATTGATGCCACAAAGGATCTCTGCGTATCCTACAAGATCAATACAGCTTTCTATGAGTGTATGGGTATCCGTGGCTGGGAAAGCCTGCAACGTACGGTGGAATATATCCCTTCCGGGCTGTTTACCATTGCAGATGCAAAACGGGGAGACATTGGCAACACCTCCACGCAATACGCCAAAACATTCTTTGAGACATATAACTTTGATGCAGTGACCGTTGCACCTTATATGGGCCGTGACAGCGTACTGCCTTTCCTGGCTTTCAATGAAAAATGGACCATTATGCTGGGTCTTACTTCTAACGAAGGCAGCCAGGACTTCCAGTTACAACAATCCGGCGACGAATTCCTGTATGAAAAGGTGATGAAAGCCGGTATGAACTGGGGTACGCCTGACAACCTGATGTTTGTAGTAGGTGCAACCCAGTCCGCTCAGTTGGGCTACATCCGCAAACTGGTACCTGATCACTTCTTCCTGGTACCTGGTGTGGGTGCACAGGGCGGTAATCTGCAGGAGATCTCCGCACAGGCGATGAACAAAGATTGCGGATTACTGGTAAATGCCAGCCGATCCATCATTTATGCCGGTAACGGTGAAGATTTCGCTCAGGATGCCCGTAACGCCGCACAGCAGTTACAGCAGGAAATGGCCGGATACCTTGGTGTAAAACAGACTTTAGTTCCTTAATTCAATCCGCTACCAGCGGCTGAAATATTGCAGTCCATAGTCAGCATTCATCTCCTTTTCCGGAATGTTCGCAGACTATGGACTTTTTTTGTCAGTGAATCATTAAATTGAGACAGACTTAAAACGTGTTCCACATGCTTAAAGACCTGTTTCAATCTCCCGATTATTTCCACGTAGATGGTTTGTTGACCGAAGAACATCTCATGGTGCGCGATGCAGTGCGCCAATGGGTGAAAAAAGAAATTTCCCCGATTATAGAAGATGCTTGTCAGCAGGCAAGTTTTCCTTCCCAGATTATCAAAGGTTTAGGTGAATTAGGCTGCTTTGGTCCGACCATTCCCCAGGAGTATGGCGGGGGTGGTATGGACCATATTGCCTACGGACTGATGATGCAGGAGCTGGAAAGAGGAGATAGCGGGGTCAGGTCTACAGCCTCTGTACAGGGATCACTGGTGATGTACCCGATCTTTACCTATGGCAATGAAGCGCAGAAACGGAAGTACCTGCCTAAACTGGCCAGCGGGGAATGGATGGGCTGCTTCGGGCTCACAGAGCCTGATTTTGGCTCAGACCCCGGCAGTATGATCACCCATTTCAAAGACGCAGGGGATCATGTGATCCTGAACGGCGCTAAAATGTGGATATCCAACGCGCCTTTTGCCCAGATCGCCGTGGTATGGGCAAAAGATGAAGAAGGAAAGATCCGTGGACTGATCGTAGAACGCGGCATGGAAGGATTTAGCACACCGGAAACAAAAGGTAAATGGAGTCTGCGGGCCAGTGCTACCGGAGAACTGGTATTCGACAATGTAAAAGTACCTAAGGAAAATATACTGCCTGACGCAAAGGGATTAAAAGGCCCGCTCAGCTGCCTTTCTTCGGCCCGTTATGGTATCGCCTGGGGCGTAACAGGCGCCGCTATGGATTGTTACGATATTGCGCTGCGTTATGCGAAAGAACGCATACAGTTTGGCAAACCTATCGCCGGTTTTCAGCTCACACAGAAAAAGCTGGCCGAAATGGTGACCGAGATCACCAAGGCACAGTTAATGAACTGGCGATTGGGCGTACTGAAAAATGAGGGTAAAGCAACCGCCGCACAGATATCTATGGCAAAAAGAAATGCCTGTGAAATAGCCACCCGTATTGCCAGAGACGCACGGCAGATATTAGGGGGCATGGGCATCACCGGGGAATATCCGATCATGCGTCATATGATGAACCTGGAAAGTGTGATCACCTACGAGGGGACACATGAGATTCATCTGCTGATCACCGGACAGGATATCACCGGACTGGATGCATTCCATTGATGATCGTTTTCCGATATGAATATTTATTAATCAACAGCCAACTATAATGACCAGCAGAAAGGCTTTTGCAGGATGGAATATCCTTTTATGTATTATTTTCAGTGCGTGTATGCCGGCATCTGCACAACAACTGCGCGAATTATCCGGACCCGCACAAGGGACCTATTTTATTGTAAAATATGTCTCAGATGATACCAGCGATCTGCGTCCGCAGATAGATTCCATCTTCAATGTGATTGATAATTCCCTGTCACTCTACAAGCCAGGTTCTCTGATCAATCGCTTCAATGAACAGACATCCGTTGAGATGGATGAACACATGGCTAATGTGGTACGTCGCGCCATCGAAATCAGCAAGGCAACCAAAGGCGCATTTGACATTACGGTAAAGCCACTGGTGGATGCCTGGGGATTCGGTGTGCATAAACCCGCTGTCAGGACGGTACCTGCTGCCGATACCCTGCAACGTATACTGCGCTATGTCGGCCACAGATACCTGAAGGTGCAGGGAACGACGCTCATTAAGACAAAGAAAGAAGTACAGATCGATTGTAATGGTATTGCACAGGGATATACGACTGATGTTATTGCCCATTTTTTACAACAGAAAGGCATCGCCGATTACCTCGTGGATGTAGGCGGAGAATTAGCTGCCAGCGGAAAGAATCAGCGGGGTAAGATCTGGACAGTTGGTATAGAAACGCCCTCCGCACAAATACAGGACGCTCCTGCACAGGCCTTACTGGAATTGGATAATCGTGCCATTACCACCAGCGGTAACTACCGCCGTTTTTTTGAACAGGGAGGAACACATTTTGCCCACAGCATAGACCCGGCTACCGGAGAAGCCTTGCATAGTAACATTATTGCGGTAACAGTAATGGCGAAAAATGCCATTACCGCAGATGGATATGACAATGCGCTGATCCTGATGGGAGTGGATAAGGGCCTTGAATTTATCAGAAAACACCCTGCATACGGCTTAGAAGCGTATTTCATCTACAAAGATGAAACAGGTAAAATTACAGTTGCATTTTCCAAAGGATACAAGAACATGATCCTTTTAAAATAGAAAGGTTCCGTGTACACACGGAACCTCCCTGAAAAGTGGTTTTTTATAGTATATAGTATACTTAGTTGATGTGAAATCTCAGCCCCACATTTGCCTGTAGCACGTTATAACTTGTGATCTCCTGCTGTTTATAAGGCGAATAACTGTATTGCACACTGGCATTAAACAGCAGGGGAGAGCCTTTCCCAAATGGAATATTGATGCCTACTTCCGGAGAAACGGCAAACTGCCAGCTGTTATCTCTGTCAGTAAACTGACCATAATATTTATTGTAAAGCATATTCACGGTACCCACACCCAGACCTACATAAGGAATGATGGCTGCATCCGGCTTTGTCAGCTGATATTGCACGGTAGCCAGTATCGGCGTTACCTGTAAAGTACGTGTCTGTACGGCAGAAATATCTGTTCCTTTATCAGAATAGACAGCACGCGGTACACGTTGATAAAATTCCTGGAATCCGCTTCTGAGGCCAATAGCCAGCTGGTCATTCAGCTGATATTGTAAACCCGCCCTCCAGCCGCGGAAGCTGGTTTTATCGGTATAGTTTTTCAGGGAGCCAAAAGGCTGTGCGATCGAATAATCTACATTGATGGATAAAGGAGAACGTACCTGCGAAAAAGCGCTTTGTACGCCCAGAGAGGCAATCATCAGCAATATCCAGAGCTTTATACTTTTCATCTCAGTCTCTTTTAAAGTGAATTCATTAATTGTTGTTTGCTTTCAGGTAGGTAGACTGTGCAAAAACAGCAGATACCATACTGTCCACATTGGCAATGTTCCATACGCCGCTACCGCGCAACATCGCGTTCCATACCGCTACCAGCTGATTGTTGTGCGGGTTTTTCAGGTCCACCATATCGATCGATACGGCACGCTCTTTCTGATATACCTGGTAATAAGTCGGCCAGTAGTAACCGTAACCGGGATAGCCCCAATAGAACGGATCATAATAGCCACCGATACCTGTCCAGTATCCAGGATCGTAATAGATTGCACTGTAGGTATTGTCTATACGTGTAAGGTTAATGGCCAGATCCGGTTTGGCGGCTCTGTCTATACGCGTATATCCTCTGGCTTCCAGCGCCTGAGCCACGTCTGCGATCAGTTTCTTATCGTAA contains the following coding sequences:
- the pyrF gene encoding orotidine-5'-phosphate decarboxylase; protein product: MNRQELVNLIKEKQSYLCVGLDTDLQKIPRHLHSHPDPVFAFNKAIIDATKDLCVSYKINTAFYECMGIRGWESLQRTVEYIPSGLFTIADAKRGDIGNTSTQYAKTFFETYNFDAVTVAPYMGRDSVLPFLAFNEKWTIMLGLTSNEGSQDFQLQQSGDEFLYEKVMKAGMNWGTPDNLMFVVGATQSAQLGYIRKLVPDHFFLVPGVGAQGGNLQEISAQAMNKDCGLLVNASRSIIYAGNGEDFAQDARNAAQQLQQEMAGYLGVKQTLVP
- a CDS encoding acyl-CoA dehydrogenase family protein, yielding MLKDLFQSPDYFHVDGLLTEEHLMVRDAVRQWVKKEISPIIEDACQQASFPSQIIKGLGELGCFGPTIPQEYGGGGMDHIAYGLMMQELERGDSGVRSTASVQGSLVMYPIFTYGNEAQKRKYLPKLASGEWMGCFGLTEPDFGSDPGSMITHFKDAGDHVILNGAKMWISNAPFAQIAVVWAKDEEGKIRGLIVERGMEGFSTPETKGKWSLRASATGELVFDNVKVPKENILPDAKGLKGPLSCLSSARYGIAWGVTGAAMDCYDIALRYAKERIQFGKPIAGFQLTQKKLAEMVTEITKAQLMNWRLGVLKNEGKATAAQISMAKRNACEIATRIARDARQILGGMGITGEYPIMRHMMNLESVITYEGTHEIHLLITGQDITGLDAFH
- a CDS encoding outer membrane beta-barrel protein encodes the protein MKSIKLWILLMIASLGVQSAFSQVRSPLSINVDYSIAQPFGSLKNYTDKTSFRGWRAGLQYQLNDQLAIGLRSGFQEFYQRVPRAVYSDKGTDISAVQTRTLQVTPILATVQYQLTKPDAAIIPYVGLGVGTVNMLYNKYYGQFTDRDNSWQFAVSPEVGINIPFGKGSPLLFNASVQYSYSPYKQQEITSYNVLQANVGLRFHIN
- a CDS encoding FAD:protein FMN transferase, with product MTSRKAFAGWNILLCIIFSACMPASAQQLRELSGPAQGTYFIVKYVSDDTSDLRPQIDSIFNVIDNSLSLYKPGSLINRFNEQTSVEMDEHMANVVRRAIEISKATKGAFDITVKPLVDAWGFGVHKPAVRTVPAADTLQRILRYVGHRYLKVQGTTLIKTKKEVQIDCNGIAQGYTTDVIAHFLQQKGIADYLVDVGGELAASGKNQRGKIWTVGIETPSAQIQDAPAQALLELDNRAITTSGNYRRFFEQGGTHFAHSIDPATGEALHSNIIAVTVMAKNAITADGYDNALILMGVDKGLEFIRKHPAYGLEAYFIYKDETGKITVAFSKGYKNMILLK
- a CDS encoding DUF4136 domain-containing protein, coding for MKRVMLLMCAALGVLSFSSCSKDPLKDMTEEESRIYVTNYDDSVNFSSYKTFSIVDSVAVATNSGEGRAATDYDKKLIADVAQALEARGYTRIDRAAKPDLAINLTRIDNTYSAIYYDPGYWTGIGGYYDPFYWGYPGYGYYWPTYYQVYQKERAVSIDMVDLKNPHNNQLVAVWNAMLRGSGVWNIANVDSMVSAVFAQSTYLKANNN